Proteins found in one Triticum aestivum cultivar Chinese Spring chromosome 4D, IWGSC CS RefSeq v2.1, whole genome shotgun sequence genomic segment:
- the LOC123098786 gene encoding serine/threonine-protein kinase BSK3 codes for MRRSSVAWLAMWPALGRTSSSSPSRMAPGRCLTTRSLSSLRGGGPAQVENGVTWEDGSGVPVFAEYNLDELRASTDGFATDHIVFEHYEKEPNAIYHGPSSALAPPSPSSSSTAPPGLKHANSWRRLGQLGCCRAFACPTSSDDATRVASGCSLLSS; via the exons ATGCGGAGAAGCAGTGTTGCCTGGCTGGCGATGTGGCCAGCACTAGGAAGGACATCGTCGAGCTCTCCTTCAAGGATGGCGCCTGGAAGATGCTTAACTACCAGATCGTTGTCCTCTCTAAGAGGAGGAGGGCCAGCTCAAGTAG AGAATGGCGTCACCTGGGAGGACGGCAGCGGCGTGCCCGTGTTCGCGGAGTACAACCTCGACGAGCTCCGCGCCTCCACCGACGGCTTCGCAACGGACCACATCGTCTTCGAGCACTACGAGAAGGAGCCTAACGCCATCTACCACGGGCCCTCTTCAGCTCTGGCACCACCGTCGCCATCAAGCTCTTCTACCGCTCCACCTGGCCTGAAGCACGCCAATTCATG GAGGAGGCTAGGGCAGTTGGGCTGCTGCAGAGCGTTCGCTTGTCCAACCTCATCGGATGATGCTACGAGGGTGGCGAGCGGCTGCTCATTGCTGAGTTCATGA